One genomic segment of Hypomesus transpacificus isolate Combined female chromosome 5, fHypTra1, whole genome shotgun sequence includes these proteins:
- the LOC124468257 gene encoding odorant receptor 131-2-like produces the protein MFQVYLVKGLYGAFCVSPSIVFLYINGIMLFTLRSKSVFRETPRYLLLYNLLFADTFQLAMGQLLLILSLPPVFLTHYTCTILVLITITVTSVSPLNLAVMSLERYVAVCFPLRHSAIVTVKNTGVSIGVVWALSSINPLIWSILLVLYETFSAEQMMQQFCAMDALFYSTVSQEYDKALTAVTFTSVGIVILCSYFGVTTVARSASSDKASTTKARNTVLLHMIQLLLCLSTSLSGILTGYIYRLGTLNRTARLIVGYVFFIFIVTLPRCLSSLIYGLRDQTIRLVFLHHLRCALWTGGPSLTTDKH, from the coding sequence ATGTTTCAGGTTTATCTGGTGAAAGGACTTTATGGAGCTTTCTGTGTGTCTCCATCTATTGTCTTCCTCTACATCAATGGCATCATGTTGTTCACTCTGAGGAGCAAGTCAGTCTTTAGAGAGACCCCTCGATACCTCCTCCTGTATAATCTGCTCTTCGCTGACACCTTCCAGTTGGCAATGGGTCAACTGCTCTTGATCTTGTCTCTACCTCCAGTGTTTCTGACTCACTATACATGTACAATACTAGTTTTGATAACTATCACTGTGACTTCTGTGTCTCCCTTGAACCTGGCGGTGATGTCACTGGAGAGGTATGTGGCTGTGTGCTTCCCACTGAGGCACTCTGCCATCGTCACCGTCAAGAACACAGGTGTGTCTATTGGTGTGGTGTGGGCTCTCTCCAGCATCAACCCGCTCATATGGTCAATTCTTCTGGTTCTTTATGAGACATTTTCTGCTGAACAGATGATGCAGCAATTCTGTGCTATGGACGCACTTTTCTACAGTACAGTCTCACAGGAATATGATAAAGCCTTAACGGCTGTCACTTTTACATCTGTGGGTATCGTAATATTGTGCTCCTACTTTGGTGTGACGACAGTAGCCAGATCTGCTTCCTCAGACAAAGCCTCGACCACCAAGGCCCGCAACACAGTTCTGCTCCACATGATTCAGCTccttctgtgtctctccacctctctttccgGTATACTAACGGGATATATATACAGACTTGGAACATTGAATCGAACTGCAAGGTTAATTGTTGGTTATGTATTCTTTATATTCATTGTAACCTTGCCTAGGTGCCTGAGCAGTCTGATATATGGTCTGAGAGACCAAACCATCAGACTTGTATTCCTGCACCACCTCAGGTGTGCTCTCTGGACAGGTGGGCCCAGTTTAACAACAGATAAACACTGA